The Longimicrobium sp. genome includes a window with the following:
- a CDS encoding TonB family protein: protein MSDPPIPLLRARGVTLRLDPSLELGAGGEARVFALPGDAERVVKLFRQPTPERARKIARMIAAPPLLGPDPEGAVRLAWPQEGVVDEEGRPVGFLMPRAEGPRIFEFYNPVTRRTRAPLFHYGLLHRAGANLAAAFAALHERGYVVGDVNESNILVAPDGAVTLVDTDGFQVPDPATGAVYRSRVGRPEFTAPELQGVPFGAVDRTPEHDRFGLAVLLFLLLMEGTHPFAVRTQGGAEPEPLEGRLRAGMFPYASDRPGRTATPPRLALSFEVLHPKVRELFVRCFVDGHQDPAARPTAESWRDALKEAEGELRRCDLNPQHRFGAHLGICPWCERARLLRGRDPFPATAEAASRVDTRMRRPAPPPVPAPAAATAPAPRPRRPAPPAAPLPARALAAVQSSVADPAVWVFPLLLLAMMPLGLGQLFAGILALVAALAALQPRSNPRNWSQLAAVMLLLTVAAGLTADAVSGGPDPVPYQEDEDVVMPPPPPRFPPPMGDGRTYGIEDIDVTPQLNNYAAVQRALERAYPPLLRDAGVGGTVLLSFTVVEDGSVDPASVEVLESSNGEFSTAAISVANRMRFTPAIVNDRTVRVRVQLPITFQPEPV from the coding sequence ATGTCTGACCCCCCCATCCCCCTCCTTCGCGCACGCGGCGTCACGCTGCGGCTGGATCCGTCGCTGGAGTTGGGCGCCGGCGGGGAGGCGCGCGTCTTTGCGCTGCCGGGCGATGCGGAGCGGGTGGTCAAGCTCTTCCGCCAACCCACGCCCGAGCGCGCCCGCAAGATCGCGCGCATGATCGCCGCGCCGCCGCTGCTGGGGCCCGATCCGGAGGGCGCGGTGCGGCTCGCGTGGCCGCAGGAGGGGGTCGTGGACGAGGAAGGGCGGCCCGTCGGGTTCCTGATGCCGCGCGCGGAAGGGCCGCGCATCTTCGAGTTCTACAACCCGGTGACGCGCCGCACGCGTGCGCCGCTCTTCCACTACGGGCTGCTGCACCGCGCGGGGGCCAACCTCGCCGCCGCCTTCGCCGCGCTGCACGAGCGCGGCTACGTGGTGGGCGACGTCAACGAGTCCAACATCCTGGTGGCCCCCGACGGCGCGGTCACGCTGGTGGACACGGACGGCTTCCAGGTCCCCGACCCCGCAACCGGCGCCGTCTACCGTTCGCGCGTCGGACGGCCGGAGTTCACCGCGCCCGAGCTCCAGGGCGTCCCCTTCGGCGCGGTGGACCGCACTCCGGAGCACGACCGTTTCGGCCTGGCCGTCCTCCTCTTCCTCCTGCTGATGGAGGGAACGCACCCCTTCGCCGTGCGCACGCAGGGCGGCGCGGAGCCGGAACCGCTGGAGGGGCGGCTGCGCGCGGGGATGTTCCCGTACGCCAGCGACCGCCCCGGGCGCACGGCCACGCCGCCGCGGCTGGCGCTCTCCTTCGAGGTCCTGCATCCCAAAGTCCGCGAGCTGTTCGTGCGCTGCTTCGTGGACGGGCACCAGGACCCCGCCGCCCGCCCCACCGCGGAGAGCTGGCGCGACGCGCTGAAGGAGGCGGAGGGGGAGCTGCGCCGCTGTGACCTGAACCCGCAGCACCGCTTTGGCGCGCACCTGGGAATCTGCCCGTGGTGCGAGCGCGCCCGCCTGCTGCGCGGCCGCGACCCCTTCCCGGCCACCGCCGAGGCCGCGAGCCGCGTGGATACGCGCATGCGGCGCCCCGCGCCACCGCCCGTACCCGCACCGGCGGCTGCCACGGCGCCCGCCCCCCGCCCGCGCCGGCCTGCTCCCCCCGCGGCCCCGCTCCCCGCGCGTGCGCTGGCGGCGGTGCAGAGCTCCGTCGCGGACCCGGCCGTCTGGGTCTTTCCGCTCCTCCTGCTGGCGATGATGCCGCTGGGTCTGGGGCAGCTCTTCGCCGGCATCCTGGCGCTCGTCGCGGCGCTGGCGGCGCTGCAGCCGCGCAGCAACCCGCGCAACTGGAGCCAGCTCGCGGCCGTCATGCTCCTCCTGACCGTCGCCGCCGGCCTGACGGCGGATGCGGTAAGCGGAGGCCCCGATCCGGTCCCCTACCAGGAAGACGAAGACGTCGTGATGCCTCCGCCTCCGCCCCGCTTCCCTCCGCCGATGGGCGACGGGCGGACGTACGGAATCGAAGACATCGACGTGACGCCACAGCTGAACAACTACGCGGCCGTCCAGCGGGCGCTGGAGCGTGCCTACCCTCCGCTCCTGCGCGATGCCGGGGTCGGTGGAACGGTGCTGCTGAGCTTCACGGTCGTGGAGGATGGATCGGTGGATCCGGCCAGCGTGGAGGTGCTGGAAAGCAGCAACGGGGAGTTCTCGACGGCGGCCATCAGCGTGGCCAACCGGATGCGCTTCACCCCCGCCATCGTGAACGACCGCACGGTCCGGGTCCGCGTGCAGCTTCCGATCACCTTCCAGCCCGAGCCGGTCTGA
- a CDS encoding PP2C family serine/threonine-protein phosphatase, with product MTWRVLGASVRGTRHVREGTPCQDAHAWRVLPCGSVALAVADGAGSAPHAAAGAAAAARAAIDALADGGDAGPALDRALIAALAAVEQEASRRNAAPRELATTLILALAGDDDVSAAQVGDGALVVEGADGMHSITVPMGGEFVNETVFLTSPGALDAVQRSTWSGTPLHLAAFSDGLQGLALRRPDHAPHAPFFAPLFRFAGETDDARAGEAELAAFLAGPRVTARADDDLTLVIAARTGSAKC from the coding sequence GTGACCTGGCGCGTCCTGGGCGCGTCCGTCCGCGGCACCCGCCACGTGCGCGAGGGTACGCCGTGCCAGGATGCGCACGCCTGGCGCGTTCTACCCTGCGGCTCGGTCGCGCTGGCGGTGGCGGATGGCGCCGGATCCGCCCCGCACGCCGCCGCGGGAGCCGCCGCCGCCGCCCGCGCCGCCATCGATGCGCTGGCCGATGGCGGCGACGCGGGCCCGGCGCTGGACCGCGCGCTGATCGCCGCGCTCGCCGCCGTCGAGCAGGAGGCATCGCGCCGCAACGCCGCTCCTCGCGAGCTGGCGACCACCCTGATCCTCGCCCTGGCCGGCGACGATGACGTGTCCGCGGCGCAGGTGGGCGACGGTGCGCTGGTGGTGGAAGGTGCCGATGGAATGCACTCGATCACGGTGCCGATGGGGGGCGAGTTCGTGAACGAGACGGTCTTCCTCACCTCGCCGGGCGCGCTGGACGCGGTGCAGCGGAGCACCTGGAGCGGCACCCCGCTGCACCTGGCCGCGTTCAGCGACGGGCTGCAGGGCCTGGCGCTGCGCCGTCCGGACCATGCGCCGCACGCGCCCTTCTTCGCCCCGCTCTTCCGCTTCGCTGGCGAGACCGACGATGCGAGGGCGGGCGAGGCCGAGCTGGCCGCCTTTCTCGCCGGCCCGCGCGTCACCGCCCGCGCGGACGACGACCTGACGCTGGTGATCGCGGCACGAACTGGAAGTGCTAAGTGCTAA
- a CDS encoding right-handed parallel beta-helix repeat-containing protein, giving the protein MNTRVDNFIIRTADGPRFANSLVLGRGVPIHTTPGGLPELVGELIPSGGDDTVGLRAAIASTSFPLRLGPGTFKVNGPISVPANRVVAGRGADATVILATHAGPVFELAGDQVKIEDLTVQGPGEAVAGSVAVANVATAPGGLINNVALSGLKIRDVQRGIVLKGSNLHVSRTIVTLTGTVGIEATWGNGITVSDVDVDGIAGNALFFDRATALTCTGVRVASSTTGIYVTGSHGIFIGGSRVLNSGNGVTVDTSSLAELSGVEAAGCTTGLLIRNCAAVSLNGCGTVHGSGTSLTVRGGTFNGFGIAVNGFYAEMSTSSTPYVLVDTGAKGVMINSIHHRGSTSAAFDVDVAAAGGRVVFIQHDFALARINSGGNFAAL; this is encoded by the coding sequence ATGAACACGCGAGTGGACAACTTCATCATCCGTACGGCCGACGGCCCGCGCTTCGCCAACTCCCTGGTGCTGGGCCGGGGCGTGCCGATCCACACCACGCCGGGCGGCCTCCCCGAGCTGGTGGGCGAGCTGATTCCCTCCGGCGGCGACGACACCGTGGGGCTCCGCGCCGCCATCGCCAGCACCAGCTTCCCCCTGCGGCTGGGGCCCGGGACCTTCAAGGTGAACGGCCCCATCTCGGTTCCCGCCAACCGCGTGGTGGCGGGTCGCGGAGCGGACGCCACGGTGATCCTCGCCACGCACGCCGGCCCCGTGTTCGAGCTGGCGGGGGACCAGGTGAAGATCGAGGACCTGACGGTGCAGGGGCCCGGCGAGGCGGTGGCGGGGAGCGTGGCGGTGGCCAACGTGGCCACCGCGCCGGGGGGGCTGATCAACAACGTCGCCCTGAGCGGCCTCAAGATCCGCGACGTGCAGCGGGGGATCGTGCTCAAGGGCTCCAACCTGCACGTCTCCCGCACCATCGTCACCCTCACCGGGACGGTGGGGATCGAAGCGACCTGGGGGAACGGGATCACCGTGTCCGACGTGGACGTGGACGGCATCGCGGGGAACGCGCTCTTCTTCGACCGGGCCACGGCGCTCACCTGCACCGGCGTGCGCGTGGCGTCCAGCACCACGGGGATCTACGTCACGGGCTCGCACGGCATCTTCATCGGTGGCTCGCGCGTGCTCAACAGTGGGAACGGAGTGACGGTGGACACCAGCAGCCTCGCGGAGCTCTCGGGGGTGGAGGCGGCGGGGTGCACCACCGGGTTGCTGATCCGCAACTGCGCCGCCGTCTCGCTGAACGGGTGCGGCACGGTGCACGGCAGCGGCACCTCGCTCACGGTGCGCGGGGGGACGTTCAACGGCTTCGGCATCGCGGTGAACGGCTTCTACGCGGAGATGTCCACCAGCAGCACCCCGTACGTGCTGGTGGACACGGGCGCGAAGGGGGTGATGATCAACAGCATCCATCACCGCGGATCCACCTCTGCCGCGTTCGACGTGGACGTGGCGGCGGCGGGGGGGCGCGTGGTGTTCATCCAGCACGATTTCGCGCTCGCGCGCATCAACTCCGGCGGCAACTTCGCCGCGCTCTGA
- a CDS encoding VWA domain-containing protein has translation MLSRLDEAVEFAENPEPRCPCVLLLDTSGSMAGEPLEAMLDGLETFRFDLAVDPLAARRVEVAVVTFDNAVRVVQDFAPPDQWEVPALRAEGQTRMAAAIGRALQLVEERKAAYRAYDIGYYRPWIFMVTDGEPQGEPPEAVAAAAKELREAEAAKRVAFFAVGVEGANLHRLAKISVRAPLRLKGLNFREMFVWLSRSMQGIAHSRPGDEIALPPPSGWAEL, from the coding sequence ATGCTGTCGCGTCTGGACGAAGCCGTGGAATTCGCCGAGAACCCGGAGCCGCGCTGCCCGTGCGTCCTCCTGCTGGACACCTCCGGCTCCATGGCCGGGGAGCCGCTGGAGGCGATGCTGGACGGGCTGGAGACCTTTCGCTTCGACCTGGCCGTCGATCCGCTGGCGGCGCGGCGTGTGGAGGTGGCGGTGGTGACGTTTGACAACGCCGTGCGCGTGGTGCAGGACTTCGCGCCGCCCGACCAGTGGGAGGTCCCCGCCCTGCGCGCCGAGGGGCAGACGCGCATGGCCGCCGCCATCGGACGGGCGCTCCAGCTCGTGGAGGAGCGCAAGGCGGCGTACCGTGCGTACGACATCGGGTACTACCGGCCGTGGATCTTCATGGTGACCGACGGCGAGCCGCAGGGGGAGCCGCCCGAGGCCGTCGCCGCGGCGGCGAAGGAGCTGCGCGAGGCGGAGGCGGCGAAGCGCGTGGCCTTCTTCGCCGTGGGGGTGGAGGGCGCGAACCTGCACCGGCTGGCCAAGATCTCGGTGCGCGCGCCGCTGCGGCTGAAGGGGCTCAACTTCCGCGAGATGTTCGTGTGGCTGTCGCGGAGCATGCAGGGGATCGCGCACTCGCGCCCCGGCGACGAGATCGCGCTTCCGCCGCCCAGCGGCTGGGCTGAGCTGTGA
- the pdeM gene encoding ligase-associated DNA damage response endonuclease PdeM, with protein sequence MIETEVAGERVVLLPERALFRPATGELLVADAHWGKAATFRAAGIAVPGGTTAEGLARLDAALEHTGAEEIVFLGDLFHARQGKSAAVLAEVRGWRARHPALRLTLVRGNHDRGAGDPPADLGFRVADPPLASAPFVYAHHPEPDARGYVLAGHVHPAAILRGRGRARERLPCFHFGAAVGILPAFGAFTGAATVAPLPGDHVFVVAGDEVLRAG encoded by the coding sequence GTGATCGAGACGGAGGTCGCGGGGGAGCGCGTGGTGCTGCTGCCGGAGCGGGCGCTCTTCCGGCCGGCGACGGGGGAGCTGCTGGTGGCGGATGCGCATTGGGGGAAGGCGGCCACCTTTCGCGCCGCCGGCATCGCGGTGCCCGGCGGGACCACCGCCGAGGGGCTCGCCCGGTTGGACGCGGCACTGGAGCACACCGGCGCGGAGGAGATCGTCTTCCTGGGCGACCTCTTCCATGCGCGGCAGGGGAAGTCCGCGGCGGTGCTGGCGGAGGTGCGCGGATGGCGGGCGCGGCACCCGGCGTTGCGGCTGACGCTGGTGCGCGGCAACCACGACCGCGGCGCCGGCGATCCCCCGGCCGACCTCGGCTTCCGCGTGGCGGACCCGCCGCTCGCGTCCGCGCCCTTTGTCTACGCGCACCACCCCGAGCCCGACGCGCGCGGCTACGTGCTGGCCGGCCACGTGCACCCCGCCGCCATCCTGCGCGGGCGCGGCCGGGCGAGGGAGCGCCTCCCCTGCTTCCACTTCGGCGCTGCGGTGGGGATTCTCCCCGCCTTCGGCGCCTTCACCGGCGCCGCCACCGTCGCGCCGCTCCCCGGCGACCACGTGTTCGTCGTGGCGGGCGACGAGGTGCTGCGGGCGGGGTAG
- a CDS encoding vanadium-dependent haloperoxidase produces the protein MPQLPRREEQRRLAALGIRQQGAEVAAERPHEIDDNNGDEITQPRFIGNYSKGLRHDTVGDPEPVSYGSLLRALESRDPRDFDQILLGPGGSKLTNPQAGLAFDLEGPDAQELAMPAAPAFASDVAAAEMGELYWMAVARDVAFVDYAGNPDIAAAVSSLNTEFPWYGGPAPVTVDNVFRGIFQGEQTGPYVSQFLLKGNSDPRKMPGGGRNATDGYIAYGSRVIDQRQQTVVPGQDYLLDFPWWLDVQNGVDKRGLDVFDFSQRRFIRSLRDGANYVHFDQVIDSYYNAAWILLSEPTGTQQTANAGAIPMRNREFPFDQGNPYSPSGTVSPTQSGFATFGDPHVLEVLSEVIGHALRAVWWQKWFVHRRLRPEEYGGRVDNHLSARRTYTGIGWTALLNSLTAGGLAPYYGQAGERFPYSYLLPQAFPEGAPTHPAYGAGHATVSGACITILKAFFDDTKTIESPVVPSADGLTLLAYGGPGATTMTVGTELNKLSGNISLFRNAAGVHWRSDDTQSRLFGERIGIRLLQELTLTFNEDSAFFELTTLQGQRIRIQNGLVDLV, from the coding sequence ATGCCACAACTCCCCAGGCGCGAAGAGCAGCGCCGCCTCGCGGCACTCGGCATCCGGCAGCAGGGCGCCGAAGTCGCCGCCGAGCGTCCGCACGAGATCGACGACAACAACGGTGACGAGATCACCCAACCTCGCTTCATCGGCAACTACTCCAAGGGGCTACGCCACGACACCGTGGGCGACCCGGAGCCGGTGTCGTACGGATCGCTGCTGCGCGCGCTGGAGAGCCGCGACCCGCGCGACTTCGACCAGATCCTGCTGGGCCCCGGCGGCTCCAAGCTCACCAACCCCCAGGCCGGCCTGGCCTTCGACCTGGAAGGGCCGGACGCGCAGGAGCTGGCCATGCCGGCCGCGCCCGCGTTCGCCAGCGACGTGGCGGCGGCGGAGATGGGCGAGCTGTACTGGATGGCGGTGGCGCGCGACGTCGCCTTCGTGGACTACGCCGGGAACCCCGACATCGCCGCGGCGGTCAGCTCGCTGAACACCGAGTTTCCCTGGTACGGCGGGCCGGCGCCGGTGACGGTGGACAACGTCTTTCGCGGCATCTTCCAGGGCGAGCAGACGGGGCCGTACGTCAGCCAGTTCCTCCTCAAGGGGAACAGCGACCCGCGCAAGATGCCGGGCGGCGGGCGCAACGCCACCGACGGGTACATCGCCTACGGGTCGCGGGTGATCGACCAGCGGCAGCAGACGGTGGTGCCCGGCCAGGACTACCTGCTCGACTTCCCCTGGTGGCTGGACGTGCAGAACGGCGTGGACAAGCGCGGCCTGGACGTCTTCGACTTCTCGCAGCGCCGCTTCATCCGCAGCCTGCGCGACGGCGCCAACTACGTCCACTTCGACCAGGTGATCGACTCGTACTACAACGCGGCGTGGATCCTCCTTTCGGAGCCCACGGGCACGCAGCAGACCGCGAACGCCGGCGCCATCCCCATGCGCAACCGCGAGTTCCCGTTCGACCAGGGGAACCCGTACTCCCCGTCCGGCACCGTGTCGCCCACGCAGTCGGGGTTCGCCACCTTTGGCGACCCGCACGTGCTGGAGGTGCTGTCCGAGGTGATCGGCCACGCGCTGCGCGCGGTGTGGTGGCAGAAGTGGTTCGTGCACCGCCGCCTGCGCCCGGAGGAGTACGGCGGGCGCGTGGACAACCACCTCAGCGCCCGGCGCACCTACACCGGAATCGGGTGGACCGCCCTCCTCAACTCCCTGACGGCCGGCGGGCTGGCCCCCTACTACGGCCAGGCGGGGGAGCGCTTCCCGTATTCGTACCTCCTGCCGCAGGCCTTTCCGGAAGGGGCGCCCACCCACCCCGCGTACGGGGCGGGGCACGCCACCGTGTCCGGCGCGTGCATCACCATCCTGAAGGCGTTCTTCGACGACACCAAGACGATCGAGAGCCCGGTGGTGCCCAGCGCGGACGGACTCACGCTGCTGGCGTACGGCGGCCCCGGCGCCACCACGATGACGGTGGGGACGGAGCTCAACAAGCTGTCCGGCAACATCTCGCTCTTCCGCAACGCGGCGGGCGTGCACTGGCGGAGCGACGACACGCAGTCGCGCCTCTTCGGCGAGCGGATCGGCATCCGGCTCCTGCAGGAGCTGACGCTCACCTTCAACGAGGACAGCGCCTTCTTTGAGCTCACCACGCTCCAGGGGCAGCGGATCCGCATCCAGAACGGACTGGTGGACCTGGTCTAG
- a CDS encoding polysaccharide deacetylase family protein, protein MHPRGRMILVLALAGCAQPAPAPESALHARAVAVTFDDLPWARVSAGTAPEIAEWTTRLVGRVKAAGVPAVGFVNEGKLAGPSTPAALLEVWTDAGLELGNHTYSHRSFYTTPLDTFQADVLRGEVVTRRLMAGKRPRFFRHPFLNTGPDLATKAVFERFLARNGYQVAPVTVDTEDFRFAVAYDHAAARGDSASLRRIAAEYLRHSDTTFAYYEGLGRRLERREPAQILLLHANRLNADYFGELVALLRRRGYTFVPLDRALRDPAYRQPDRYAGRAGMSWLQRWAITRRVPLEPEPAVPAWIEEAGRPPADRR, encoded by the coding sequence ATGCACCCTCGTGGCCGGATGATCCTGGTGCTGGCGCTCGCCGGCTGCGCGCAGCCGGCGCCGGCTCCCGAGAGCGCGCTGCACGCGCGGGCCGTGGCGGTCACCTTTGACGACCTGCCGTGGGCGCGCGTCAGCGCCGGCACGGCGCCCGAGATCGCGGAGTGGACCACGCGTCTGGTGGGGCGGGTGAAGGCCGCGGGGGTGCCAGCCGTCGGGTTCGTGAACGAGGGGAAGCTGGCGGGCCCTTCCACGCCGGCCGCGCTCCTGGAGGTGTGGACCGACGCGGGGCTGGAGCTGGGGAACCACACCTACTCCCACCGCTCGTTCTACACGACCCCGCTGGACACCTTTCAGGCCGACGTGCTGCGCGGCGAGGTGGTGACGCGGCGCCTGATGGCCGGAAAGCGCCCGCGCTTCTTCCGCCACCCGTTCCTGAACACGGGCCCCGACCTGGCCACAAAGGCCGTTTTCGAGCGCTTCCTGGCCCGCAACGGCTACCAGGTGGCGCCGGTGACGGTGGATACTGAAGACTTTCGCTTCGCCGTGGCGTACGACCACGCGGCGGCTCGTGGCGACAGCGCGTCGCTGCGCCGCATCGCCGCCGAGTACCTGCGGCACTCGGACACCACGTTCGCGTACTACGAGGGGCTGGGGCGGCGCCTGGAGCGGCGCGAACCCGCGCAGATCCTGCTGCTGCACGCGAACCGGCTGAACGCGGACTACTTCGGCGAGCTGGTGGCGCTCCTTCGCCGCCGCGGATACACCTTTGTTCCGCTGGACCGGGCGCTGCGTGACCCCGCGTACCGCCAGCCGGACCGGTACGCGGGGCGTGCGGGGATGTCGTGGCTGCAGCGCTGGGCCATCACGCGCCGCGTGCCGCTGGAGCCCGAGCCGGCCGTGCCCGCCTGGATCGAGGAGGCGGGGCGGCCCCCCGCTGACCGCCGTTAG
- a CDS encoding vanadium-dependent haloperoxidase, with protein MAKAHTLVEDFNDNAPDNTRWWVFGDAREVNRRLELWNLSSKADSYAGYTAKDAYDLTASRIWVELVRAPRTGQAQLRAYVSEGNEIAIGLVNGLLRCEQQTGGAYLVFLTVPYDFQAHRWLQIREQHGTVFWEVSRDGWEWTTLFSNPAPFALTGIKPGLFSGTYQAAPAPGLVVFDNLNVRETSLSRRVDQRRLSAREVREQAAELAARRPHEEHANNNDEVDYHATPLAGNYSKSLKHDSLGDPVGYSYASLLRALQSEDPGDFEEIVLASTDALKLTNPQSGLAFDVEGPDAQELTMAPAPRFDSEQTAHEAGELYWMAAARDVHFAAYGSNATIAAAITSMNGEFPWFGGTTPVTAQNVFRGIYPGEQTGPYVSQFLLKGNTDPRKPAGFGRDALDGFISYGARVIDQRLVPALAGKNYLGGFPVWLDVQNGMDRRGMDLFESTRVFIRNLRDGATFVHFDQVLDAFYNAAWLLMSEPTGNQLSFQSGVTKRPQIDAEFAKNAGNPYDPPGVLMDARKQVGFATFGPIHLLQVLGEVLGRALRAVWWQKWGVHRRLRPEEYGGRVHNQMMFNQSAGTQGRAYPLHTSITTSLLGGGLAPYFGQPGELSPSSYLLPQAYSEGAPTHPAYGAGHATGSGALATMLKAFFDETAVIENPLLASTDGLSLVAYTGGDAGQMTVGGELNKLAGNIAIFRNAAGVHWRSDYTESLPFGEAIAIRMLQEMSLGFNEDDAYFQLTRFDGQTIRIFDGKVVALV; from the coding sequence ATGGCAAAGGCGCACACGCTGGTGGAGGACTTCAACGACAACGCCCCCGACAACACGCGGTGGTGGGTGTTCGGCGACGCGCGGGAGGTGAACCGGAGGCTGGAGCTCTGGAATCTCAGCAGCAAGGCGGACAGCTACGCGGGCTACACCGCCAAGGACGCGTACGACCTCACCGCCTCCCGCATCTGGGTGGAGCTGGTGCGGGCGCCGCGCACCGGGCAGGCGCAGCTGCGCGCGTACGTCAGCGAGGGGAACGAGATCGCCATCGGGCTCGTCAACGGGCTCCTCCGCTGCGAGCAGCAGACCGGGGGCGCGTACCTGGTGTTCCTCACGGTGCCATACGACTTCCAGGCGCACCGCTGGCTCCAGATCCGCGAGCAGCACGGCACGGTGTTCTGGGAGGTCTCGCGGGACGGGTGGGAGTGGACGACGCTGTTCAGCAACCCCGCCCCCTTTGCGCTCACCGGCATCAAGCCGGGGCTGTTCAGCGGCACGTACCAGGCGGCGCCCGCGCCGGGGCTGGTGGTGTTCGACAACCTGAACGTGCGGGAGACGAGCCTCTCGCGCCGCGTGGACCAGCGCCGCCTCTCCGCGCGCGAAGTCCGCGAGCAGGCTGCCGAGCTGGCGGCGCGCCGTCCCCACGAGGAGCACGCCAACAACAACGACGAGGTCGACTACCACGCCACGCCGCTGGCCGGTAACTACTCCAAGAGCCTCAAGCACGACTCGCTGGGCGACCCGGTGGGCTACTCGTACGCGTCGCTGCTGCGGGCGCTGCAGAGCGAGGACCCCGGCGACTTCGAGGAGATCGTGCTGGCCTCCACCGACGCGCTCAAGCTGACCAACCCGCAGTCGGGGCTGGCGTTCGACGTGGAGGGGCCGGATGCGCAGGAGCTGACCATGGCGCCGGCGCCGCGCTTCGACAGCGAGCAGACGGCGCACGAGGCGGGGGAGCTGTACTGGATGGCGGCGGCGCGCGACGTCCACTTCGCGGCATACGGCAGCAACGCCACCATCGCCGCCGCCATCACGTCGATGAACGGCGAGTTTCCGTGGTTCGGCGGCACCACGCCCGTAACGGCGCAGAACGTCTTCCGGGGGATCTACCCGGGCGAGCAGACGGGGCCGTACGTCAGCCAGTTCCTGCTCAAGGGCAACACCGATCCCCGCAAGCCTGCCGGGTTCGGGCGCGACGCCTTGGACGGCTTCATCTCCTACGGCGCCCGCGTCATCGACCAGCGCCTGGTTCCCGCGCTCGCCGGTAAGAACTATCTGGGAGGGTTCCCGGTGTGGCTCGACGTGCAGAACGGGATGGACCGGCGCGGCATGGACCTGTTCGAGAGCACCCGCGTCTTCATCCGCAACCTGCGCGATGGTGCCACCTTTGTGCACTTCGACCAGGTGCTCGACGCCTTCTACAACGCGGCGTGGCTCCTCATGTCGGAGCCCACGGGCAACCAGCTCAGCTTCCAGTCCGGCGTCACCAAGCGGCCGCAGATCGACGCGGAGTTCGCCAAGAACGCGGGCAACCCGTACGACCCCCCCGGCGTGCTGATGGACGCGCGCAAGCAGGTGGGGTTCGCCACCTTTGGGCCCATCCACCTGCTGCAGGTGCTCGGCGAGGTGCTGGGCCGCGCGCTGCGGGCCGTGTGGTGGCAGAAGTGGGGAGTGCACCGCCGGCTGCGTCCAGAGGAGTACGGCGGGCGCGTGCACAACCAGATGATGTTCAACCAGAGCGCGGGCACGCAGGGGCGCGCCTACCCCCTTCACACCAGCATCACCACGTCGCTGCTGGGCGGCGGGCTGGCTCCGTACTTCGGGCAGCCGGGGGAGCTCTCCCCCTCCTCGTACCTGCTGCCCCAGGCGTACTCCGAGGGCGCACCCACGCACCCGGCGTACGGCGCGGGGCACGCCACCGGCAGCGGGGCGCTCGCCACCATGCTCAAGGCGTTCTTCGACGAGACGGCCGTCATCGAGAACCCGCTCCTGGCCAGCACCGACGGCCTGTCGCTGGTCGCGTACACGGGCGGCGACGCGGGGCAGATGACGGTGGGCGGCGAGCTGAACAAGCTGGCCGGGAACATCGCCATCTTCCGCAACGCGGCGGGGGTGCACTGGCGCAGCGACTACACGGAGTCGCTCCCCTTTGGCGAGGCCATCGCCATCCGCATGCTCCAGGAGATGTCGCTGGGCTTCAACGAGGACGACGCCTACTTCCAGCTCACCCGGTTCGACGGCCAGACCATCCGCATCTTCGACGGCAAGGTGGTGGCGCTGGTGTGA